Proteins encoded together in one Sulfitobacter pontiacus window:
- a CDS encoding PepSY domain-containing protein, with protein MTTPTQTTQPDGGVNKLYFAAWRWHFYAGLFVLPFLSVLAITGMAMLWIAWIDGRDGEFTPVTVQETVLSVSAQSQAAVEAVPGGTLVQYVAPRAPDLAALFRVDHDGDAVMVAVDPYTAKVIESFPRRSGWYDFADGIHSDLMLGVTGDRMIEAAASIALVLIATGLYMWWPRGAGWRGTLVPRFTKGRAMWKSLHGVVGIWVSAFLVLFLISGLSWAGIWGGKMVQAWSQFPAEKWDAVPLSDDIHASMNHHRREVPWALEQTPMPASGSAAGAAGVAGAVTIDSIDALAREIGFDARYQMNLPQNDTGVWTLSRDSMNTDSTDPMADRTVHIDQHSGNILADVRYADYSLAGKAMAVGIALHMGTLGLLSVLANTLVCLSVLFLCVSALVLWWKRRPTAAGRLSAPPMPSELPLWQGAVLVGLFVSMAFPMAGAVLLSVLAVDVLILSRLPALRHRLT; from the coding sequence ATGACGACCCCCACCCAAACCACGCAACCCGACGGCGGCGTGAACAAACTCTACTTTGCTGCATGGCGCTGGCATTTCTATGCCGGGCTGTTCGTGCTGCCCTTTCTGTCGGTTCTTGCCATAACCGGCATGGCAATGCTGTGGATCGCCTGGATTGACGGGCGCGACGGTGAATTTACCCCGGTGACCGTGCAGGAAACCGTTCTGTCGGTCTCGGCACAGTCGCAAGCCGCGGTCGAGGCCGTGCCCGGCGGCACGCTGGTGCAATATGTGGCCCCACGCGCGCCTGATCTGGCGGCCCTGTTCCGCGTGGACCACGATGGGGATGCGGTGATGGTTGCGGTTGATCCCTATACGGCTAAGGTGATCGAGAGCTTTCCGCGTCGGTCCGGCTGGTACGATTTCGCGGATGGCATCCACAGTGATCTGATGCTGGGGGTGACCGGTGATCGCATGATTGAAGCCGCGGCCTCGATCGCCTTGGTGCTGATTGCCACGGGGCTTTATATGTGGTGGCCGCGTGGTGCAGGCTGGCGCGGAACGCTGGTGCCACGTTTCACCAAGGGCCGTGCGATGTGGAAGTCGCTGCATGGTGTTGTGGGCATATGGGTATCGGCCTTTCTGGTGCTGTTCCTGATCTCGGGCCTGTCCTGGGCGGGCATCTGGGGCGGCAAGATGGTGCAAGCCTGGAGCCAGTTCCCCGCCGAGAAATGGGATGCCGTGCCCCTCTCGGACGACATCCACGCCAGCATGAACCACCACCGCCGCGAGGTGCCTTGGGCGCTGGAACAGACGCCGATGCCTGCCTCTGGCAGCGCGGCTGGGGCTGCGGGGGTTGCAGGGGCCGTCACGATTGACAGCATCGATGCATTGGCGCGCGAGATCGGCTTTGACGCGCGCTATCAGATGAACCTGCCGCAGAACGATACCGGCGTCTGGACGCTGAGCCGCGATTCCATGAACACCGACAGCACCGACCCGATGGCGGACCGCACCGTGCATATCGACCAGCACAGCGGCAATATCCTCGCCGATGTGCGCTATGCCGATTATTCGCTTGCGGGCAAAGCCATGGCAGTGGGGATTGCGCTGCACATGGGCACCTTGGGGCTGCTGAGCGTGCTGGCCAATACGCTGGTCTGCCTGTCGGTGCTGTTCCTCTGCGTCAGTGCGCTGGTGCTTTGGTGGAAGCGTCGCCCTACCGCCGCTGGCCGCCTGTCCGCCCCGCCCATGCCGTCAGAGCTGCCGTTGTGGCAGGGTGCCGTGCTGGTCGGGCTGTT
- a CDS encoding BMP family ABC transporter substrate-binding protein encodes MKFTTLMASAALALGLAGGAYAQDKTKVGFVFVGPVGDGGWTYEHNQGRLAVEKEFGDAVETVFVENVAEGPDSERVMTQMALDGADLIFTTSFGYMDPTINVAGKFPDVKFEHATGYKRADNVSTYSARFYEGRAIQGHIAGKMTKSNIIGYIGSFPIPEVIRGINSAYIHAKKVNPDVEFKIVWAYTWFDPAKEADAAKVLIEQGADVVLQHTDSTAPQAAAQEAGDVITFGQASDMAQYAPKPRVSSIIDDWAPYYIARTKAVMDGTWESKDTWDGIGAGMVGIGEITDAVPADVKEEALALKASIADGSYHPFTGPLKKQDGSDFLAEGETADDGTLAGMNFYVEGIKGDIPN; translated from the coding sequence ATGAAATTCACCACACTTATGGCCAGCGCGGCACTGGCGCTTGGGCTTGCGGGCGGCGCATATGCCCAAGACAAGACCAAAGTCGGTTTTGTCTTTGTTGGCCCCGTCGGCGATGGCGGCTGGACCTATGAACACAACCAGGGCCGTCTGGCAGTCGAGAAAGAATTCGGCGACGCTGTCGAAACCGTCTTTGTTGAAAACGTGGCCGAGGGCCCCGATTCCGAGCGTGTGATGACGCAGATGGCGTTGGACGGCGCGGACCTGATCTTTACCACGTCTTTTGGCTATATGGACCCGACCATCAACGTCGCGGGCAAATTCCCGGATGTGAAATTCGAACACGCCACCGGCTACAAGCGTGCCGACAACGTGTCGACCTATTCCGCGCGTTTCTACGAAGGTCGCGCCATTCAGGGTCACATCGCGGGCAAGATGACCAAATCGAACATTATCGGCTATATCGGGTCCTTCCCGATCCCCGAAGTGATCCGGGGCATCAACTCGGCCTATATTCACGCCAAGAAGGTGAACCCCGATGTCGAGTTCAAGATCGTCTGGGCCTACACATGGTTTGACCCCGCCAAAGAAGCAGACGCCGCCAAGGTTCTGATCGAACAGGGTGCGGATGTTGTCTTGCAGCACACCGATTCCACAGCACCTCAGGCGGCGGCGCAAGAAGCGGGCGACGTGATCACCTTTGGTCAGGCGTCCGACATGGCGCAATACGCGCCCAAGCCGCGCGTCTCGTCGATCATTGACGATTGGGCCCCCTATTACATCGCCCGCACCAAAGCGGTCATGGATGGCACATGGGAAAGCAAAGACACATGGGACGGCATCGGTGCCGGCATGGTTGGTATCGGCGAGATTACGGACGCCGTGCCTGCTGACGTGAAAGAAGAAGCGCTGGCGCTGAAAGCATCGATCGCGGATGGGTCCTACCACCCGTTCACCGGCCCGCTGAAAAAGCAGGACGGTTCCGATTTCCTGGCGGAAGGCGAAACAGCCGATGACGGCACGCTGGCGGGCATGAACTTCTATGTCGAAGGCATCAAGGGCGACATTCCGAACTAA
- a CDS encoding ABC transporter permease, producing MDLSAINPVLFVAGFLVAATPLIFAALGELVVEKSGVLNLGVEGMMIIGAICGFATAVETGSPLLGFAAAAVGGALLSLLFAFLTQITLANQVASGLALTLFGLGFSALLGQSYVGIKPPRLPDVNFGPLHDIPVIGPIFFSHDIILYLGFALVVAVWAVLKFTRMGLILRAVGESHEAAHALGYKVVRIRTLAIMFGGACAGLGGAYISLIRVPQWTEGMTAGVGWIALALVVFASWKPWRLLLGAYLFGGITQLQLNLQGAGVAIPVEYLAMSPYIITILVLVILSADKSAAPASLGRTFHASH from the coding sequence ATGGATCTGTCTGCAATCAATCCGGTGCTCTTTGTCGCTGGCTTTCTGGTAGCGGCGACGCCACTGATCTTTGCCGCTTTGGGCGAGTTGGTGGTCGAGAAATCCGGCGTGCTGAACCTTGGGGTCGAAGGGATGATGATCATCGGCGCGATCTGCGGTTTTGCGACCGCCGTTGAGACCGGATCGCCCCTATTGGGCTTTGCCGCCGCGGCCGTGGGGGGCGCGTTGCTGAGCCTGCTGTTCGCCTTCCTGACGCAGATCACATTGGCCAATCAGGTCGCATCGGGCTTGGCGCTGACGCTGTTCGGGCTGGGGTTTTCGGCATTGCTGGGGCAAAGCTATGTCGGGATCAAACCACCGCGCCTGCCGGATGTGAACTTTGGCCCGCTGCATGACATCCCCGTCATCGGGCCGATCTTCTTTTCCCATGACATTATTCTGTACTTGGGCTTTGCGCTGGTCGTCGCCGTTTGGGCAGTGCTGAAATTCACCCGCATGGGGCTGATCCTGCGCGCTGTCGGCGAAAGCCACGAGGCGGCCCACGCCCTTGGCTACAAGGTGGTGCGCATCCGTACGCTGGCGATCATGTTCGGCGGGGCCTGTGCCGGTCTGGGCGGGGCCTACATCAGCCTGATCCGTGTGCCCCAATGGACAGAAGGCATGACCGCAGGTGTGGGCTGGATCGCCCTTGCGCTGGTGGTTTTTGCCAGCTGGAAGCCCTGGCGGCTGTTGCTGGGTGCCTATCTTTTTGGCGGTATCACGCAGCTTCAGCTGAATCTGCAAGGCGCGGGCGTTGCCATTCCGGTCGAGTATCTGGCAATGTCGCCCTACATCATCACCATCCTTGTGCTGGTGATCCTTTCCGCGGATAAAAGCGCTGCGCCGGCATCGCTGGGCCGCACTTTCCACGCCTCTCACTAG